One window of the Fibrobacter sp. UWR4 genome contains the following:
- a CDS encoding NAD(P)/FAD-dependent oxidoreductase, which yields MSLFASNQYDVVVCGAGPAGLMAACTLGRLTAGARRILLLDRKEPWKEPIFCAEAVSTRRLKALWPIDPSFVRGNLSGIYFTSPKRYRAEFYSKDCGLQLNRSALHKNIAEECVKAGVECHFDTVAQKLERVEDGWNLVVSRQGVEETIRSTIIIDTTGPGAKLTRNISCLEGMEDGSTDLEPAIFAVAEGIPHSREHIELFFGSEFKDGYGWIFPRDGKEVNIGLVLGKNVRSDVSLRQRLLDFINRDYPGATVKGIYGGKIACGQSNKAIAKCGLFKAGDSASCVNPISRSGITESLLCGKIVAEAANEWLNDSGENRSVIEMNATKRWMTEMGNSHMQIARGKDGFNRITDEQFDKAAFRLSKMPREKQTIFRIFFNVLWASPSLVWKMRSFLHW from the coding sequence ATGAGTCTTTTTGCGTCAAATCAGTACGATGTAGTGGTTTGTGGGGCCGGTCCTGCCGGTCTTATGGCTGCCTGTACCCTGGGAAGATTGACCGCCGGTGCCAGACGGATTTTGCTTTTGGACAGAAAAGAACCCTGGAAAGAGCCTATTTTCTGTGCTGAAGCAGTTTCTACCCGTCGATTGAAGGCCCTTTGGCCTATTGATCCTTCCTTTGTCCGTGGAAACCTCTCCGGAATCTATTTTACATCTCCCAAGCGCTATCGTGCGGAATTTTACAGCAAGGACTGCGGTCTTCAGCTGAACCGTTCCGCCCTGCACAAGAATATTGCAGAAGAATGCGTCAAGGCAGGGGTGGAATGTCATTTCGATACGGTGGCACAGAAACTTGAACGTGTAGAAGATGGCTGGAACCTGGTGGTTTCCAGACAGGGCGTGGAAGAAACCATCCGCTCTACCATTATAATAGACACTACCGGCCCGGGTGCAAAACTTACCCGTAACATCTCCTGCCTGGAAGGGATGGAAGATGGCTCTACGGATTTGGAACCTGCCATTTTTGCTGTAGCGGAGGGGATTCCCCACAGTCGAGAACATATTGAATTGTTCTTTGGTAGCGAATTCAAGGATGGCTACGGCTGGATCTTCCCCCGTGATGGCAAGGAAGTGAATATTGGTCTAGTTCTCGGTAAGAATGTAAGGAGCGATGTTTCCTTGCGTCAGAGGTTGTTGGACTTTATCAACCGTGATTACCCAGGTGCTACCGTAAAGGGTATTTACGGCGGAAAGATTGCCTGCGGTCAGTCCAATAAGGCCATTGCCAAGTGCGGACTTTTTAAGGCTGGGGATTCTGCCAGCTGCGTTAACCCTATTAGCCGTTCCGGTATTACGGAATCCCTGCTGTGTGGTAAAATTGTAGCCGAGGCGGCCAATGAATGGCTTAACGACTCCGGTGAAAATCGTTCCGTAATTGAAATGAATGCCACTAAGCGCTGGATGACGGAAATGGGAAATTCCCATATGCAGATTGCTCGCGGTAAGGATGGCTTTAATCGGATTACCGATGAACAGTTTGATAAGGCTGCGTTCCGTCTTTCCAAGATGCCTCGCGAGAAACAGACTATTTTCCGCATTTTCTTTAACGTACTTTGGGCAAGTCCCTCCTTGGTCTGGAAGATGCGTTCTTTCCTGCATTGGTAG
- a CDS encoding SufE family protein, protein MSEVIEKRLEEVRAKFAGFTDPDDKWNFLIGLAKEHKGMDPALKNEKFVVVGCAATMYLVPQFTGSTIHFEMDVEGGATNPLISRGLGALALSIYNDMLPSDILSVDPKFFQDIGLNVGLSPTRSNGFASLLKQIYLYARVYDAISKK, encoded by the coding sequence ATGTCTGAAGTTATTGAAAAACGTCTTGAGGAGGTTCGTGCCAAGTTTGCCGGATTTACGGACCCTGACGACAAGTGGAACTTTTTGATTGGTCTTGCCAAGGAACATAAGGGCATGGACCCTGCCCTCAAGAACGAAAAGTTCGTGGTGGTGGGCTGTGCTGCGACCATGTATCTCGTTCCTCAGTTTACCGGCAGTACCATTCATTTCGAGATGGATGTGGAAGGCGGTGCCACCAACCCGCTCATTAGCCGCGGTCTTGGCGCTCTTGCCTTGAGCATCTATAACGACATGCTTCCTTCCGACATTCTGTCGGTAGATCCTAAGTTTTTCCAGGACATCGGACTGAATGTGGGGCTTTCTCCCACTCGTTCCAATGGCTTTGCTAGCCTCCTGAAACAGATTTATCTATATGCACGCGTCTATGACGCAATTTCTAAAAAGTAA
- the tsaE gene encoding tRNA (adenosine(37)-N6)-threonylcarbamoyltransferase complex ATPase subunit type 1 TsaE produces MKFASEEDTYNWAVEFGKTLRPGDKVALFGNLGAGKTVISRGVCKGLGFEGAVCSPTYTILHEYPNNPPIFHFDLYRLEGGADLYEVGLDPDYLSQGVSLIEWPERLEGNDPGLTHIIRIDILNESERDIQLEKL; encoded by the coding sequence ATGAAATTCGCAAGCGAAGAAGATACATACAACTGGGCCGTGGAGTTCGGAAAGACTCTAAGGCCAGGCGATAAGGTAGCCTTGTTCGGAAATCTCGGCGCAGGGAAAACCGTAATAAGCCGAGGCGTATGCAAGGGTCTTGGATTTGAGGGGGCAGTATGCTCCCCCACTTACACCATCCTGCATGAATATCCCAACAATCCGCCAATCTTCCATTTTGACTTATACCGACTGGAAGGCGGTGCGGACCTTTACGAAGTAGGTTTGGATCCGGATTATCTTTCCCAGGGGGTAAGCCTGATTGAATGGCCGGAACGCCTGGAAGGAAACGACCCCGGACTCACCCACATCATCCGTATCGACATTTTGAACGAAAGTGAACGGGATATCCAGTTGGAAAAACTTTAA
- the nspC gene encoding carboxynorspermidine decarboxylase has translation MLDYSQVPSPCYVLDESRLRKNMETLDEIQKKTGVKIICALKGYSFWRSFPLVGQYLAGATASSLNEARLAKEEMGKEVHVFAPVYEDDEIDEILGYAGHITFNSFSQWLRFKDKTLKAGVSAGIRVNPQYSTVETDLYNPCGKFSRLGVTEAEFKPELLDGIDGLHFHALCEQDADALEGVLKAFEQHFGKYLPQMKWVNFGGGHHITRKDYHRDELVRILKDFMGRYPHLTVIMEPGEAVGWQTGELVASVGDIVHNEMDIAILNISISDHMPDCLEMPYRPAVTGSGMPGEKKYTYKLTGNSCLAGDQLGDFSFDHPLQVGEKIIFEDMIHYTMVKTTFFNGVRHPSIGKFDEQGKFHLLHKFTYEQFKDKL, from the coding sequence ATGTTAGACTATTCTCAAGTTCCTTCCCCCTGCTACGTGCTAGATGAGTCCCGTCTTCGTAAAAATATGGAGACTTTGGACGAAATTCAGAAGAAAACCGGCGTAAAAATCATCTGTGCCCTGAAGGGTTACAGTTTCTGGCGTTCATTCCCCCTGGTAGGTCAGTACCTGGCAGGAGCAACAGCAAGTTCCCTGAACGAAGCAAGGCTTGCCAAGGAAGAAATGGGCAAGGAAGTCCACGTCTTCGCACCCGTATACGAAGATGATGAAATTGATGAAATTCTAGGCTACGCAGGCCACATCACCTTCAACAGCTTTAGCCAGTGGCTGCGCTTCAAGGACAAGACTTTGAAGGCTGGTGTAAGCGCAGGCATCCGCGTAAATCCCCAGTATTCCACCGTGGAAACCGATTTGTACAATCCCTGCGGCAAGTTCAGCCGACTGGGAGTGACCGAAGCGGAATTCAAACCTGAACTCCTGGACGGCATTGATGGTCTTCATTTCCACGCCCTTTGCGAACAGGACGCTGACGCACTGGAAGGCGTCCTGAAGGCTTTTGAACAGCACTTCGGCAAGTACCTGCCCCAAATGAAGTGGGTAAACTTCGGTGGCGGCCACCACATCACCCGTAAGGACTACCATCGCGACGAACTGGTTCGCATCCTGAAGGACTTCATGGGGCGTTACCCCCACCTGACCGTCATCATGGAACCTGGTGAAGCCGTAGGTTGGCAGACCGGCGAACTGGTAGCCTCCGTCGGAGATATCGTCCATAACGAGATGGACATTGCCATCCTGAACATTTCCATTAGCGACCACATGCCGGACTGCCTGGAAATGCCTTACCGTCCTGCAGTAACGGGATCCGGCATGCCCGGCGAGAAGAAGTATACATACAAACTAACCGGCAATTCCTGTTTGGCAGGCGATCAGCTGGGAGACTTCTCCTTCGATCATCCTCTGCAGGTAGGCGAAAAGATCATCTTTGAAGATATGATCCACTATACCATGGTGAAGACCACCTTCTTCAACGGGGTTCGCCATCCCAGCATCGGAAAGTTCGACGAACAGGGCAAGTTCCACTTGCTCCATAAGTTCACCTACGAACAATTCAAGGATAAGCTGTAA
- a CDS encoding iron ABC transporter permease, which translates to MKLRTGVGFLVLAALAVLFSYLTLTTGSVEISWSNLFSADKTDMAGRIFWEIRFPRLMAAVLSGISLAVAGLSLQTLFRNPLAGPFVLGISSGASLGVALSLLAGFSFGHLGVLSSAAVGAFGVTAIVMAVSSRFNNSTILLVVGLLIGYFIDALVSLLIVHSDAESLRVYVSWGMGSFGRLTSGGIGFFVSVTVAGLLLVVCAMRYLNAVRLGDDFARGLGVNVRLGRTLVLLGTSVLAASATAFCGPVAFVGIAVPHLAYMLFRTSNHRVLLPGSALCGAVLCLAASLFQTLPLNAVLSLVGVPVVLWVIVRGGRSRS; encoded by the coding sequence ATGAAATTAAGAACCGGAGTAGGCTTCCTTGTATTAGCCGCGCTCGCGGTTCTTTTTTCGTATCTGACCTTGACCACTGGTTCGGTGGAAATTTCCTGGTCGAATCTGTTTTCTGCCGATAAAACCGACATGGCCGGTCGGATCTTTTGGGAGATTCGTTTCCCTCGACTGATGGCGGCGGTCCTGTCTGGAATCAGTCTTGCTGTTGCGGGACTTTCCCTTCAAACTCTGTTCCGCAATCCTCTTGCTGGCCCCTTTGTCTTGGGTATTAGCAGCGGAGCTAGCCTGGGTGTAGCCCTGTCCTTGTTGGCGGGTTTTAGCTTTGGTCATTTGGGTGTACTAAGCTCCGCCGCTGTAGGGGCTTTCGGGGTTACGGCTATTGTGATGGCAGTGTCTTCCCGCTTTAACAATTCTACCATCCTTCTTGTCGTCGGTCTCTTGATTGGCTATTTCATTGACGCTCTAGTAAGTCTGCTTATTGTCCACAGTGATGCGGAATCCCTGCGAGTCTATGTAAGCTGGGGCATGGGTAGCTTTGGTCGCCTGACATCCGGCGGCATCGGATTTTTTGTTTCCGTTACGGTAGCTGGACTTCTACTGGTCGTCTGTGCGATGCGGTACCTGAATGCGGTTCGCCTGGGGGATGATTTCGCTCGCGGCCTTGGCGTGAATGTGCGCCTGGGACGGACGCTTGTTTTGCTTGGAACATCTGTGCTGGCGGCTTCTGCGACAGCATTCTGTGGACCTGTTGCCTTCGTTGGAATTGCGGTTCCCCATCTTGCCTATATGCTTTTCAGAACCAGTAATCATCGTGTGCTTTTGCCCGGCTCCGCATTGTGCGGTGCGGTACTTTGCCTTGCTGCATCCCTGTTCCAGACATTGCCGCTAAATGCAGTTCTTAGCCTGGTGGGAGTGCCTGTGGTGCTGTGGGTGATTGTCCGTGGTGGGAGGAGCCGCTCATGA
- a CDS encoding ABC transporter ATP-binding protein, with amino-acid sequence MSILLKCEQLGFGYGNKAFARDFSFDLNANEVVALMGENGCGKSTLLKTLVGQIPPVKGTVSLLPNDSAGALVCLKSISTRELARRMALVRMSGFVPDRMTVREFVGLGRSPYAGLFDGRSKEDETAIDDAMDLLELDGFEDRMVASLSDGERSRVYLAEAVAQQVKILLLDEPNAFLDIPRSHKLFNLLKKLAAEKDMGIIVSTHSVEYAERYCDRIMVIGDGNVGVAKACDARPNGLLDWTE; translated from the coding sequence ATGAGCATTCTACTGAAATGCGAACAGCTTGGCTTTGGCTATGGGAATAAAGCTTTTGCCAGAGATTTTTCTTTTGATTTGAATGCCAATGAAGTTGTTGCCCTGATGGGGGAGAATGGCTGCGGTAAAAGTACCTTGCTGAAAACTTTGGTTGGACAAATACCTCCGGTGAAAGGAACAGTTTCCTTGCTGCCAAATGATTCTGCAGGTGCGTTAGTTTGTCTGAAAAGCATTTCTACCCGCGAATTGGCCAGGCGCATGGCTCTTGTTCGTATGAGTGGGTTTGTTCCTGATCGCATGACGGTTCGTGAGTTTGTTGGTTTGGGACGTTCACCTTATGCAGGGCTTTTTGATGGTCGCTCCAAGGAGGATGAGACGGCCATTGACGATGCTATGGACTTACTGGAATTGGACGGCTTTGAAGACCGCATGGTAGCAAGTCTCAGTGACGGCGAACGGAGCCGCGTGTACCTGGCGGAAGCAGTCGCCCAGCAGGTAAAGATTTTGCTGTTGGATGAGCCTAATGCATTCCTGGATATTCCTCGCAGTCATAAGCTGTTTAATCTCCTGAAAAAACTTGCGGCGGAAAAGGACATGGGAATCATTGTATCCACACATTCCGTAGAATATGCAGAAAGATATTGTGATCGCATCATGGTCATTGGTGATGGAAATGTTGGCGTAGCCAAGGCTTGTGATGCTCGCCCGAATGGTTTGCTGGATTGGACTGAATGA
- a CDS encoding TraB/GumN family protein — protein MKKILFLLSVFLLLAVLSCASSKNHAPVIIDSSNGQRHFLWKVSDDNSHVWLLGSIHFADSSFYPLDSVIESAFTWAEELGVEIDVSDDSVTAEIGKMSMEQGMLPKGVTLNQVLPRQIWNSLDSLCSAWNYPVSILLRYRPWFAAMMLSSVGIMRTGINPEYGIDNVLMGRAVEEGKVIVGLETVEEQVDALSGSENSDSAGIYYMKNTLREIGGLDSMVAGIMTSWKTGNDSLMQILLDVETGECRPEDDCERDAKLKNEIETRLYDNRNAKMVENIEGFLAEDRKIFVVVGTAHLALERNNVIDLLLKKGYRVERF, from the coding sequence ATGAAAAAGATCCTTTTTTTATTGAGTGTATTTTTATTACTGGCGGTTCTTTCCTGTGCGTCGTCAAAAAATCATGCGCCCGTAATTATTGATTCGTCAAATGGACAACGTCATTTCCTCTGGAAAGTGTCGGATGACAATTCTCATGTGTGGCTACTGGGTAGCATTCATTTTGCAGATTCCTCTTTTTATCCGCTGGATTCCGTCATTGAAAGTGCGTTCACCTGGGCGGAAGAACTGGGTGTAGAAATTGATGTCAGCGATGATTCCGTCACCGCGGAAATCGGGAAAATGTCCATGGAGCAGGGGATGCTTCCTAAGGGCGTTACGTTGAATCAGGTTTTGCCTCGTCAAATCTGGAATTCCCTGGATAGTCTTTGCTCCGCATGGAATTATCCGGTGTCCATACTCTTGCGTTATCGTCCTTGGTTTGCCGCAATGATGTTAAGTTCCGTTGGGATTATGCGCACGGGAATCAATCCTGAATATGGAATTGACAACGTGCTGATGGGTCGGGCTGTTGAAGAAGGCAAGGTCATCGTAGGATTGGAAACGGTGGAGGAGCAGGTGGATGCCTTGTCCGGTTCCGAGAATTCGGACTCCGCCGGCATTTATTACATGAAGAATACGCTGCGCGAAATTGGGGGTCTGGATTCCATGGTTGCAGGCATCATGACTTCCTGGAAAACGGGAAATGATTCGCTGATGCAGATCCTTCTGGATGTGGAAACGGGTGAGTGTCGTCCGGAGGATGATTGCGAAAGAGACGCCAAGTTAAAGAATGAAATCGAAACTCGCCTCTATGATAATCGCAATGCCAAGATGGTTGAAAATATTGAAGGATTCCTGGCGGAAGACCGCAAAATTTTTGTGGTAGTGGGTACTGCCCACTTGGCTCTTGAAAGAAATAATGTGATAGACCTTCTTTTAAAGAAAGGCTACAGGGTTGAACGCTTTTAG
- a CDS encoding sigma-54-dependent Fis family transcriptional regulator gives MLIDFFTQETQTSSFIQDVLSSVNYDVRVHSATSQVPNILKQRPLASIILWDLDSFSGENEKSLSFIRTNAPDSMIFAYAEDLAIYGTSINGLADICMNVPSLRVHLMSKLSDLKRVIYARETFRDRMSHLVGNSVPMENLRKSILRAMIHTSPVLVQGETGVGKELIARAVACMYDKFVTVNCSAIPENLFESELFGHVRGAFTGAQTDRIGLFEEADGGAIFLDEIGDMPLHTQVKLLRVLQNREIRPVGANKTRHINVRIIAATNRNLKQAVAEKKFREDLYYRLNVIPLSISPLRDRPEDIADLARYFISQYQNPGDNRTLSAEALQKLQKHNWPGNIRELENLIQRTLCFANATIIQPEDINFDTEIPGDSMLVANDMTTLPPLHATMTYDEFRESQLDQEREFLKRRIAQNKGSVSATANQLGLLRTALYNRLRRLDIDVKDLS, from the coding sequence ATGCTCATCGATTTTTTCACCCAGGAAACGCAAACATCCTCCTTCATTCAGGATGTGCTTTCCTCCGTGAATTACGATGTAAGAGTCCATTCTGCAACGTCGCAGGTTCCAAACATTCTGAAACAGCGACCACTCGCATCCATCATCCTCTGGGATTTGGACTCTTTTTCCGGTGAAAACGAAAAAAGCCTGTCCTTTATCCGCACCAACGCTCCTGATTCCATGATTTTCGCATATGCGGAAGATCTGGCTATTTACGGAACATCCATAAACGGATTAGCGGACATCTGTATGAACGTGCCTTCCCTTCGCGTTCATCTCATGAGCAAACTTTCTGACTTGAAACGAGTCATTTACGCTAGGGAAACCTTCCGAGATCGTATGTCCCACCTGGTGGGAAACAGCGTCCCCATGGAAAACTTGCGAAAGAGCATTCTCCGAGCAATGATCCATACCAGCCCCGTTCTCGTCCAAGGAGAAACTGGAGTCGGCAAGGAACTGATTGCTCGAGCCGTAGCCTGCATGTACGACAAGTTTGTTACAGTCAACTGCAGCGCCATTCCCGAAAATCTTTTTGAAAGTGAATTATTCGGACATGTCCGTGGAGCATTTACAGGCGCCCAGACGGACCGAATCGGTCTTTTTGAAGAAGCTGATGGCGGAGCCATCTTCCTGGATGAAATCGGCGACATGCCCCTGCATACCCAAGTAAAACTGCTGCGCGTCCTACAGAACCGAGAGATCCGTCCCGTTGGCGCCAACAAGACAAGACATATCAACGTACGCATTATTGCGGCAACGAACCGCAATTTAAAGCAAGCCGTCGCCGAAAAGAAATTCCGTGAAGACCTCTACTACCGTCTAAACGTAATTCCCCTATCCATCTCTCCCCTTAGGGATCGTCCCGAAGACATTGCCGACTTAGCTAGATATTTCATCAGTCAGTATCAGAACCCTGGAGATAACCGCACCCTTTCTGCAGAAGCCCTCCAAAAATTGCAGAAACACAATTGGCCAGGCAATATTCGTGAGTTGGAGAACCTGATCCAGCGCACCCTATGTTTTGCAAACGCAACTATTATCCAGCCAGAAGACATTAACTTCGACACCGAAATTCCTGGCGATAGCATGCTGGTTGCCAATGACATGACGACACTTCCACCGCTTCACGCCACCATGACATACGATGAATTCCGCGAATCCCAACTGGACCAGGAACGGGAATTCTTAAAAAGACGTATTGCACAGAATAAAGGTTCCGTAAGTGCAACCGCCAATCAGCTAGGTCTTCTCCGTACAGCCCTTTACAACAGGCTCCGTCGCCTGGATATTGACGTAAAGGACCTTTCCTAA
- the proC gene encoding pyrroline-5-carboxylate reductase, whose translation MSEKIFFAGTGNMGGAILRGLLQAGNDPKSIFFFDPSDKAAAEVTALGCVRVKNFAEGVKKADVTFLCVKPQIFKLVSAEWKTAVKSIKTSKTFISIMAGVTRKALTDVLGEKNQVLRVMPNLPLTVGKGSVGLATDGVTETTLATAEKIFGNIGVTCRVAESLMDAVTGLSGSAPAYVFEFIEALTRGGVKAGLTRDVALKLALGTIEGSVELVKQSGKSPSDLCAMVCSPAGTTIAGIDALEAGAFRSTVIKAVVAGTERSKELGK comes from the coding sequence ATGTCCGAAAAAATTTTCTTCGCTGGCACCGGCAACATGGGCGGTGCAATTCTCCGCGGTCTTCTTCAGGCCGGAAATGACCCCAAGTCCATTTTCTTCTTCGACCCCAGCGACAAGGCTGCAGCCGAAGTCACTGCTCTGGGCTGCGTCCGCGTGAAGAACTTTGCCGAAGGTGTCAAGAAGGCTGACGTTACCTTCCTTTGCGTCAAGCCCCAGATTTTCAAGTTGGTTTCCGCCGAATGGAAGACCGCCGTTAAGTCCATCAAGACTTCCAAGACATTCATCAGCATTATGGCAGGCGTTACCCGCAAGGCACTTACCGATGTACTCGGCGAAAAGAACCAGGTTCTCCGCGTCATGCCCAACCTCCCCCTTACTGTGGGCAAGGGTTCTGTAGGCCTCGCCACCGACGGTGTTACCGAAACCACCCTCGCTACTGCAGAAAAGATCTTCGGCAACATCGGCGTTACCTGCCGCGTGGCCGAAAGCCTTATGGACGCTGTCACCGGTCTTTCCGGCAGCGCTCCCGCCTACGTATTTGAATTCATTGAAGCTCTGACCCGCGGCGGCGTGAAGGCGGGCCTCACCCGCGATGTAGCCCTGAAGCTGGCCCTCGGCACCATTGAAGGTAGCGTTGAACTGGTGAAGCAGTCCGGCAAGAGCCCAAGCGACTTGTGCGCCATGGTCTGCTCTCCTGCAGGTACCACCATCGCAGGCATCGACGCCCTTGAAGCAGGCGCTTTCCGTAGCACCGTCATCAAGGCTGTGGTTGCAGGCACTGAACGATCCAAGGAATTGGGCAAGTAA
- the rho gene encoding transcription termination factor Rho codes for MADQESTGIEVPAELAANIDVSTEPQAQAKPAKRPAKPKAEKKVEEKKSRKHAADKNKADSPMDVAEEVAEKPAEVQAVASGEQSNADSATIDQPFEKNPSEEVVPAEANGENTEGDENNQQRFQQGGRFNKWDKKNKFNKFDKNNRNNNRQQQEEQEDAVPLPEPDSEAWCKARDCWAKYRKMTMSDLQELASQKENLDFRRYRKQSLGLLLQSLENENNIVYAEGLLEVTPQGHGFLRNTEFNYQQGPDDVYVSQNLIRRFGLKVGDTVAGLARPPREGDKFYALRRVDKVNFDDPEKIKRRVAFEYLTPIHPNEKIRLEHDQEELTTRVMDLFSPIGKGQRSIILAPPRTGKTILLQNMTRAIAVNHPEIIIMVLLIDERPEEVTEMREIVGKLVEKNPALKAEVVASTFDEPPDHHARVATMVLEKAKRLVEQQKDVVVLLDSITRFARANNVVIPHSGKILSGGVDAMAMQFPKKFFGAARKIADKLGDFQKDSNGQIVQTIFGEPVRDIIQKNGSLTIIGTALIETGSRMDEVIFEEFKGTGNMELVLDRRLAEKRTWPAIDIFKSGTRKEDRLLSLREQDIIWSVRQGMQNDTENGVMDKMIKWMKQYKTNDELLDFLRKAKDSVR; via the coding sequence TTGGCCGATCAGGAATCTACCGGAATAGAAGTTCCCGCAGAACTTGCAGCAAATATCGACGTTTCTACTGAACCGCAAGCTCAGGCAAAGCCTGCCAAACGCCCCGCAAAGCCCAAGGCCGAAAAGAAAGTTGAAGAGAAAAAATCCAGGAAGCACGCTGCAGATAAAAACAAGGCAGACAGCCCTATGGATGTTGCAGAGGAAGTTGCAGAAAAACCTGCGGAAGTTCAGGCAGTCGCTTCTGGAGAGCAATCTAATGCAGATAGCGCAACAATAGATCAGCCTTTCGAAAAGAATCCTTCTGAAGAAGTCGTTCCCGCAGAAGCTAATGGCGAAAACACCGAAGGCGACGAAAACAATCAGCAGCGTTTTCAGCAGGGTGGCCGTTTCAACAAATGGGACAAGAAAAACAAGTTCAACAAGTTCGACAAGAACAACCGCAACAACAACCGCCAGCAGCAGGAAGAACAGGAAGACGCCGTACCGCTGCCGGAACCTGATTCCGAAGCCTGGTGCAAGGCTCGCGATTGCTGGGCCAAGTACCGCAAGATGACCATGAGCGACCTGCAGGAACTGGCTAGCCAGAAGGAAAACCTGGACTTCCGCCGTTACCGCAAGCAGTCCCTAGGTCTTCTGCTCCAGAGTCTCGAAAACGAAAACAATATCGTTTACGCCGAAGGCCTTCTGGAAGTTACCCCCCAGGGTCACGGCTTCCTCCGCAATACGGAATTTAACTACCAGCAGGGTCCGGACGACGTTTACGTGAGCCAGAATCTGATCCGCCGTTTCGGCCTCAAGGTTGGCGACACCGTTGCAGGTCTCGCCCGCCCGCCCCGCGAAGGCGACAAGTTCTACGCGCTGCGCCGTGTAGACAAGGTAAATTTTGACGATCCCGAAAAGATCAAGCGCCGCGTGGCTTTCGAATACTTGACCCCGATCCATCCCAACGAAAAGATTCGCCTGGAACACGATCAGGAAGAACTGACCACCCGCGTCATGGATTTGTTCAGCCCCATCGGTAAGGGCCAGCGTTCCATTATTCTGGCTCCTCCCCGTACCGGTAAGACCATTCTTCTCCAGAACATGACCCGCGCCATCGCAGTGAACCATCCTGAAATCATCATCATGGTGTTGCTCATTGACGAACGTCCGGAAGAAGTGACGGAAATGCGCGAAATCGTAGGGAAGCTTGTAGAAAAGAATCCCGCCCTGAAGGCAGAAGTGGTAGCCTCCACCTTCGATGAACCTCCTGACCATCACGCCCGCGTGGCCACCATGGTCCTGGAAAAGGCAAAGCGCCTTGTGGAACAGCAGAAGGACGTGGTGGTTCTTTTGGATTCCATTACCCGTTTCGCCCGCGCCAACAACGTGGTGATTCCCCACTCCGGCAAGATCCTTTCTGGCGGTGTGGACGCCATGGCAATGCAATTCCCCAAGAAGTTCTTTGGTGCTGCCCGTAAGATTGCAGACAAACTAGGCGATTTCCAGAAGGATTCCAACGGTCAGATTGTCCAGACCATCTTTGGAGAACCCGTCCGAGACATCATTCAGAAGAACGGCTCCCTCACCATTATCGGAACCGCATTGATTGAAACCGGCAGCCGTATGGACGAAGTAATCTTCGAAGAATTCAAGGGAACTGGTAATATGGAACTGGTGCTTGATCGCCGTCTGGCAGAAAAGCGCACCTGGCCCGCCATCGATATCTTCAAGTCCGGCACCCGTAAGGAAGATCGTTTGCTCAGCCTTCGCGAACAGGATATTATCTGGAGCGTTCGTCAGGGTATGCAGAACGATACCGAAAACGGCGTCATGGATAAGATGATCAAGTGGATGAAGCAGTACAAGACCAATGATGAACTGCTTGATTTTCTCCGCAAGGCAAAGGACAGCGTTCGATAA
- the folK gene encoding 2-amino-4-hydroxy-6-hydroxymethyldihydropteridine diphosphokinase, with the protein MCSLKSYIEGVKSLERVFVALGTNLPNRSHHLEAGRQMLKKVSSGEWQESPVYETAPVGPEGQGPYFNQVVSFLYSGTAEQLLYYLKGSEFILGRKDRGHWNSREIDLDLLYFGGQTCEGRLIVPHSQITNRQFVLVPLNDIAPDWVDPKTGLTVGSMLASLLEKEGKSAFRVITSEEP; encoded by the coding sequence ATGTGTTCCTTGAAAAGCTATATTGAGGGCGTGAAATCTTTAGAGAGAGTATTTGTTGCTTTAGGGACAAATCTTCCGAACCGTTCCCATCATTTGGAGGCTGGCCGCCAAATGTTGAAGAAAGTGTCCTCGGGGGAATGGCAGGAGAGTCCTGTCTACGAAACCGCTCCGGTAGGTCCGGAAGGTCAGGGTCCCTATTTCAACCAGGTGGTCAGCTTCCTGTATTCTGGAACTGCAGAGCAGCTGCTTTACTATCTCAAAGGATCGGAATTTATTCTCGGTCGAAAGGATCGGGGACACTGGAATTCCAGAGAAATAGATCTGGACCTGCTCTATTTTGGAGGTCAGACCTGCGAAGGAAGGCTGATTGTTCCCCATTCCCAAATTACGAATAGGCAGTTTGTGTTAGTACCGCTAAATGACATTGCTCCTGACTGGGTGGATCCAAAGACGGGGCTAACAGTGGGAAGCATGCTGGCAAGCCTTCTTGAAAAGGAAGGAAAGAGTGCGTTTCGTGTGATTACTTCGGAGGAACCTTAA